A window from Conexivisphaerales archaeon encodes these proteins:
- a CDS encoding recombinase family protein — MNENRRKLESAYRMLREKKADILLVKFNDRLSRFGFNYLKSLAESYCASVEVVKGDVKKEAMQEIARTYFHIHYLLREALRPKQEVQAGN; from the coding sequence CTGAACGAGAATAGGAGGAAGCTCGAATCGGCATACAGGATGTTAAGGGAGAAAAAGGCAGACATTTTGCTTGTGAAGTTCAATGACAGGCTGTCGAGGTTTGGCTTCAACTACCTGAAAAGTCTAGCAGAGAGTTATTGTGCGAGTGTAGAAGTCGTCAAAGGCGACGTGAAGAAGGAAGCGATGCAGGAAATTGCTAGGACATATTTCCATATTCACTATCTTCTGCGAGAAGCTCTACGGCCTAAGCAAGAAGTTCAGGCAGGTAACTAG